A single region of the Gossypium arboreum isolate Shixiya-1 chromosome 12, ASM2569848v2, whole genome shotgun sequence genome encodes:
- the LOC108479355 gene encoding putative casein kinase II subunit beta-4 isoform X1 translates to MYSHRDREGGPLDRKRISDVLDKHLEKSPSSTSRGLNSKDKERSSVPSTSTGKSQLDHRSASLSKAKYSDEESETDSEESDVSGSDGDDTSWISWFCNLRGNEFFCEVDDEYIQDDFNLCGLTSQVPYYDYALDLILDVESSHGDMFTEEQNELVESAAEMLYGLIHVRYILTSKGMSAMLEKYKSYDFGRCPRVYCCGQPCLPVGQSDIPRSSTVKIYCPKCEDIYYPRSKYQGNMDGAYFGTTFPHLFLMTYGHLKPQKPTQNYTPRVFGFKIHKP, encoded by the exons ATGTATAGTCATAGAGATCGGGAAGGAGGGCCATTGGATCGGAAGCGCATTAGTGATGTGCTGGATAAGCATCTAGAGAAGTCGCCCTCGTCGACTTCGAGGGGATTGAATAGCAAAGACAAAGAAAGGTCCTCCGTTCCTTCAACTTCCACTGGTAAATCCCAGCTTGATCATCGCTCTGCATCGCTTTCCAAAGCCAAATATTCTGATG AGGAATCTGAAACAGACAGTGAAGAATCTGATGTTAGTGGTTCTGATGGAGACGACACGTCTTGGATCTCGTGGTTTTGCAATTTACGAGGCAATGAGTTTTTCTGTGAAGTTGATGATGAATACATTCAAGATGATTTCAATCTTTGTGGCTTGACCAGTCAAGTTCCTTATTACGACTATGCGCTGGATTTAATATTGGACGTTGAATCTTCTCATG GTGATATGTTCACTGAAGAACAGAATGAATTGGTTGAATCGGCAGCTGAGATGTTGTATGGTCTTATACATGTTCGTTACATATTAACTAGCAAGGGAATGTCTGCTATG TTGGAGAAATACAAAAGCTATGACTTTGGGAGATGCCCAAGAGTTTATTGTTGTGGACAACCTTGTCTCCCAGTTGGTCAGTCAGATATTCCTCGTTCAAGTACGGTGAAAATCTACTGTCCTAAATGCGAAGATATATATTATCCTCGATCCAAGTATCAAGGAA ATATGGATGGAGCTTATTTCGGAACGACATTTCCACATCTATTTCTGATGACGTATGGGCACCTAAAACCACAAAAGCCAACACAAAACTATACCCCAAGAGTTTTTGGGTTCAAGATCCACAAGCCCTGA
- the LOC108479355 gene encoding putative casein kinase II subunit beta-4 isoform X2: MYSHRDREGGPLDRKRISDVLDKHLEKSPSSTSRGLNSKDKERSSVPSTSTEESETDSEESDVSGSDGDDTSWISWFCNLRGNEFFCEVDDEYIQDDFNLCGLTSQVPYYDYALDLILDVESSHGDMFTEEQNELVESAAEMLYGLIHVRYILTSKGMSAMLEKYKSYDFGRCPRVYCCGQPCLPVGQSDIPRSSTVKIYCPKCEDIYYPRSKYQGNMDGAYFGTTFPHLFLMTYGHLKPQKPTQNYTPRVFGFKIHKP, encoded by the exons ATGTATAGTCATAGAGATCGGGAAGGAGGGCCATTGGATCGGAAGCGCATTAGTGATGTGCTGGATAAGCATCTAGAGAAGTCGCCCTCGTCGACTTCGAGGGGATTGAATAGCAAAGACAAAGAAAGGTCCTCCGTTCCTTCAACTTCCACTG AGGAATCTGAAACAGACAGTGAAGAATCTGATGTTAGTGGTTCTGATGGAGACGACACGTCTTGGATCTCGTGGTTTTGCAATTTACGAGGCAATGAGTTTTTCTGTGAAGTTGATGATGAATACATTCAAGATGATTTCAATCTTTGTGGCTTGACCAGTCAAGTTCCTTATTACGACTATGCGCTGGATTTAATATTGGACGTTGAATCTTCTCATG GTGATATGTTCACTGAAGAACAGAATGAATTGGTTGAATCGGCAGCTGAGATGTTGTATGGTCTTATACATGTTCGTTACATATTAACTAGCAAGGGAATGTCTGCTATG TTGGAGAAATACAAAAGCTATGACTTTGGGAGATGCCCAAGAGTTTATTGTTGTGGACAACCTTGTCTCCCAGTTGGTCAGTCAGATATTCCTCGTTCAAGTACGGTGAAAATCTACTGTCCTAAATGCGAAGATATATATTATCCTCGATCCAAGTATCAAGGAA ATATGGATGGAGCTTATTTCGGAACGACATTTCCACATCTATTTCTGATGACGTATGGGCACCTAAAACCACAAAAGCCAACACAAAACTATACCCCAAGAGTTTTTGGGTTCAAGATCCACAAGCCCTGA
- the LOC108479903 gene encoding uncharacterized protein LOC108479903: protein MHHKKSELQIGKESSGVSSDFNPKPSTVHHHQLPLHHLQKHFNYHHRLQQKSDATAAETVTGTTPISVFPQIITQNPPENGTIAPPPPPSSSSSPTPYKRPLLTQTRSLTKSPTLYRFTTPRHFNSQNTTSFFSFSVAAKSFVYRILRRFKNLRRLRVHLRLILLLSLPFFYFLVSHPSHSFLLDFLSAFAFSAALLFSLNLALPRLPSICLFLSRSFPIKLKSSSSFSRSHFPVLWSVGSRPKSEKRANSGCWVQVYSNGDVYEGEFHKGKCSGSGVYYYYMSGRYEGDWVDGKYDGYGVETWTRGSRYRGQYRQGLRHGFGVYRFYTGDVYAGDWLNGQSHGCGIHTCEDGSRYVGEFKWGVKHGLGHYHFRNGDTYAGEYFADKMHGFGVYCFANGHRYEGAWHEGRRQGLGMYTFRNGETQSGHWQNGILDVPSTQSTSYPVSPVAVYHSKVLNVVQEARRAAEKAYDVAKVDERVNKAVAAANRAANAARVIAVKAVQKQMHHNNVLVLSSIDCSF, encoded by the exons ATGCATCACAAGAAATCTGAACTTCAGATCGGGAAAGAAAGCAGCGGTGTCTCTTCCGATTTCAATCCTAAACCCTCCACCGTTCATCATCATCAACTCCCACTTCATCACCTTCAGAAGCATTTTAATTACCATCATCGTTTACAACAGAAATCCGATGCAACAGCGGCGGAAACGGTCACCGGTACCACACCGATTTCGGTTTTCCCTCAGATAATTACCCAGAACCCTCCAGAAAATGGCACAATTGCTCCTCCGCCTCCtccatcttcttcctcttctCCGACCCCTTACAAGAGACCCCTTTTGACCCAGACGCGTTCTCTTACCAAATCCCCTACTTTGTACCGCTTTACGACGCCCCGTCATttcaattcccaaaataccacttcttttttttccttctccGTTGCTGCTAAATCCTTCGTTTATAGGATTCTCCGTCGTTTCAAGAACCTACGTCGGCTCCGAGTTCACCTACGTTTAATCCTTCTTTTATCTCTTCCTTTCTTCTACTTCTTAGTTTCGCACCCAAGCCACTCTTTTTTACTCGACTTCCTATCCGCTTTTGCTTTCTCAGCTGCCCTTCTTTTTTCCCTTAACCTTGCCCTCCCACGCCTCCCTTCAATTTGTTTGTTCTTATCCCGTTCCTTTCCAATTAagctcaaatcgtcatcttcatTCTCAAGGTCTCATTTTCCAGTGTTATGGTCCGTTGGGTCTCGACCAAAATCCGAAAAGAGAGCAAATTCGGGGTGTTGGGTTCAAGTTTATAGCAACGGAGACGTTTATGAAGGGGAGTTTCATAAGGGGAAGTGTTCAGGGAGTGGTGTATATTACTATTATATGAGTGGACGATACGAGGGTGATTGGGTGGATGGGAAGTATGACGGCTATGGGGTTGAAACGTGGACTAGAGGAAGCCGGTATCGTGGACAGTATAGGCAGGGTCTTAGGCATGGATTTGGGGTCTATAGGTTCTATACTGGGGATGTTTATGCAGGAGACTGGTTGAATGGGCAGAGCCATGGCTGTGGAATTCATACATGTGAGGATGGAAGTCGATATGTTGGGGAATTCAAATGGGGAGTCAAGCATGGACTTGGACATTACCATTTTAG GAATGGAGATACATATGCTGGGGAATATTTTGCAGACAAGATGCATGGATTTGGTGTCTATTGTTTTGCAAATGGCCATAGGTACGAGGGGGCTTGGCATGAGGGTAGACGACAAGGGCTTGGAATGTATACATTTCGAAACGGGGAAACACAATCTGGACATTGGCAAAATGGCATTCTTGATGTACCAAGTACACAGAGCACTTCATATCCCGTATCTCCTGTTGCTGTTTATCATTCTAAAGTGCTAAATGTGGTGCAG GAGGCTCGAAGGGCAGCAGAGAAAGCTTATGATGTGGCGAAGGTAGATGAGAGAGTAAACAAGGCAGTAGCTGCAGCTAATAGAGCAGCTAATGCAGCAAGAGTGATAGCAGTTAAAGCAGTACAAAAGCAAATGCATCATAATAACG TCTTGGTTCTTTCATCAATAGACTGCAGTTTTTAA
- the LOC108479353 gene encoding cytochrome P450 714C2-like produces the protein MEEKTEGLNLLILSVVLTGFVGLLFHLYNGVLLKPKKLRLKLQNQGIKGPCPSFLYGNIHEMKRIQLQALSTAKSAHKDLKPYFSHHWFPTLYPYLDKWRNEYGSMFLYSTGNLQLLCTTDMEMLKEIGLHKSLSLGKPSYLTKDRGPLLGQGILSSSGPIWSHQRKIIAPEFFPDKVKGMVNLMVDATISMLKSWESRVEWEKGILEIIVDEDLRSLSADIISRACFGSNYSKGEEIFSKLKALQMAMAKTYIGIPGMRYLPSKNNREIWKLEKEIDSLILSVVNHFTEEATHGKDLLQMILDGAETYDDYKGLSKERFIVNNCKNMYFAGYETTATTLSWTLMLLAASPDWQACVRAEVLETCKDGFLLDANALTNMKTLTMVILETLRLYPPATFVIRQALEDIDFKGIMIPKDMNIQIPIPALQQSLQLWGPDAHRFNPERFANGIVEACKVPQAYMPFGIGARICTGQHFAMAELKVALSLLLSKFCFSLSPAYVHSPPFRLVIQPEHGVRLLIKRV, from the exons ATGGAGGAAAAAACGGAAGGGCTAAATTTGTTGATTTTATCAGTTGTGTTGACTGGATTTGTGGGGTTGCTTTTTCATCTTTACAATGGCGTGTTGTTGAAGCCAAAAAAGCTTAGATTGAAACTTCAAAACCAAGGAATCAAAGGACCATGCCCTTCTTTCTTATATGGGAATATCCATGAAATGAAAAGGATCCAACTTCAAGCACTGTCTACTGCAAAATCTGCTCACAAGGATCTCAAACCGTATTTTTCTCATCACTGGTTTCCCACTCTATATCCTTACTTAGACAAATGGAGAAATGAATATG GGTCTATGTTCTTGTATTCAACTGGAAACCTGCAACTACTTTGCACAACAGATATGGAAATGTTGAAAGAAATTGGCTTACACAAGTCATTAAGCTTAGGGAAGCCATCCTATCTAACTAAGGACCGAGGACCTCTGCTAGGACAAGGCATTTTATCGTCCAGTGGCCCCATTTGGTCACACCAACGAAAAATCATAGCTCCTGAGTTCTTTCCTGACAAGGTTAAG GGAATGGTGAACCTAATGGTGGATGCTACGATTTCAATGCTAAAATCTTGGGAGAGTAGAGTTGAATGGGAGAAAGGCATTTTAGAGATTATAGTTGATGAGGATTTGAGAAGCTTATCTGCTGATATAATTTCGAGAGCTTGTTTTGGCAGCAATTATTCCAAAGGGGAAGAAATATTCTCAAAGCTAAAAGCACTGCAAATGGCTATGGCTAAAACTTACATTGGGATTCCTGGTATGAG GTACCTGCCAAGTAAAAACAACAGAGAGATATGGAAGTTAGAGAAAGAAATTGACTCGTTGATATTGAGTGTAGTGAATCATTTCACCGAGGAGGCTACACACGGGAAGGATCTTTTACAGATGATACTCGACGGTGCTGAGACCTATGATGATTACAAAGGACTATCTAAGGAGAGGTTCATAGTGAACAATTGCAAAAACATGTATTTTGCTGGTTATGAAACCACAGCTACTACACTTTCATGGACCTTGATGTTATTAGCTGCATCTCCAGATTGGCAAGCTTGTGTTCGTGCCGAGGTTCTTGAAACTTGTAAAGATGGATTTCTTCTGGATGCTAATGCACTTACAAACATGAAGACG CTCACAATGGTGATTCTAGAGACATTACGCCTATACCCACCTGCAACTTTTGTGATAAGACAAGCGttggaagacattgatttcaaAGGCATCATGATCCCCAAAGACATGAACATCCAAATCCCAATCCCAGCTTTACAACAATCTCTTCAGCTATGGGGTCCCGATGCGCACCGGTTCAATCCAGAAAGATTTGCTAATGGGATTGTTGAGGCTTGCAAGGTTCCACAGGCTTACATGCCATTTGGCATCGGGGCTAGAATATGCACTGGACAACACTTCGCAATGGCAGAACTGAAGGTGGCTCTATCTCTGCTTTTATCAAAGTTTTGCTTCTCTCTATCACCGGCATATGTTCACTCCCCTCCATTCAGGCTGGTTATACAGCCAGAACACGGAGTCCGTCTCCTCATAAAAAGGGTTTAA